From Heliomicrobium modesticaldum Ice1, a single genomic window includes:
- a CDS encoding sigma-70 family RNA polymerase sigma factor yields MLAAQSGDSHAFSQLVEIYQRRVYGLAVHLTGNPEDAHDLAQEALIRAYRYIGSFRLESDFGTWLHRITVNTWLNMKRKGRNVVVESLDEDWNDSAKASREVAATTGDPLEAFESAEFKAMVRQALQHLSEEHRTVLVLREIYDYSYEEIATATDTSLGTVKSRINRAKAQMRSVLTSIAGQFGVLLPEKTTQRR; encoded by the coding sequence ATCCTCGCCGCCCAATCCGGCGACAGCCATGCTTTTTCACAACTCGTGGAGATATACCAGAGGCGTGTCTACGGTTTGGCCGTTCATCTGACCGGCAACCCGGAAGATGCGCACGATTTGGCACAAGAAGCATTGATCCGCGCCTATCGGTATATTGGGAGCTTCCGGTTGGAATCTGACTTTGGCACTTGGCTGCACCGGATTACAGTGAACACATGGCTCAATATGAAGCGCAAGGGCCGGAATGTGGTCGTTGAGTCGTTGGATGAAGACTGGAATGACAGCGCTAAGGCCAGTCGAGAGGTGGCTGCCACAACAGGCGACCCCCTCGAGGCTTTCGAATCGGCGGAATTCAAGGCGATGGTCCGACAGGCGCTGCAACACCTGTCGGAAGAACACCGGACTGTCTTGGTTCTGCGTGAGATTTACGATTATTCCTACGAGGAGATCGCGACTGCAACAGATACTTCTCTCGGCACGGTGAAATCTCGGATCAACCGGGCGAAGGCGCAGATGCGCAGCGTCTTGACCTCGATAGCCGGTCAGTTCGGGGTACTTCTGCCAGAGAAGACGACACAAAGGAGGTGA
- the csaB gene encoding polysaccharide pyruvyl transferase CsaB — MANIVLSGYFGYDNAGDEALLKAMIETLKRLRPDVRIVVLSGKPAFTRRLHQVEAVHRYNPFSVILALSRADLVISGGGSLLQDVTGILTIPYYLLVIVLARLFGKKVMFYAQGIGPVRRAFGKTLIRMVANKVHLITLRDFPSQQRLRQWGVEAPPIVVTADPVFSLYKRREHPISRTTGPKRVIFSLRRWPDFTELESSVLAVAEYLLSQGWRVSFLPMHRTEDTRYSIELASQLKHPAVEVLQHHTDFHGAITSIGEADLVIALRLHALIFATMQGVPVVGIAYDPKVKDMMNEMGRPAFGDGAPLHPQALLAEVRRILDDYDAEREKARLWAEQMSERSEKTASMAVGLLEDRDAIHHAEAAEPWGK; from the coding sequence GTGGCGAACATTGTACTTTCCGGTTATTTTGGATATGACAATGCCGGCGATGAGGCGCTGCTCAAAGCCATGATTGAGACACTGAAACGGTTGCGTCCTGACGTGCGCATTGTCGTCTTATCCGGAAAGCCGGCATTCACCCGACGACTGCACCAAGTGGAAGCGGTACATCGCTATAACCCTTTTTCCGTTATCTTGGCTTTGTCGCGAGCGGATCTGGTGATCAGCGGAGGCGGCAGTCTCCTGCAAGATGTGACCGGAATCCTTACGATCCCCTACTACCTGCTTGTCATCGTGTTGGCGCGTCTGTTTGGAAAAAAAGTCATGTTTTATGCGCAGGGGATAGGTCCTGTGCGCAGAGCCTTCGGCAAAACCTTGATCCGCATGGTGGCGAACAAAGTCCACTTGATCACCCTGCGTGATTTTCCGTCGCAGCAGCGGCTGCGTCAGTGGGGGGTGGAAGCGCCCCCCATCGTCGTGACTGCCGATCCTGTTTTTTCGTTATACAAACGGCGAGAGCATCCCATCTCCCGAACAACAGGACCGAAACGGGTTATTTTTAGCCTGCGCCGTTGGCCAGACTTTACCGAATTGGAATCGTCCGTCTTGGCGGTTGCAGAATACCTATTGTCGCAGGGGTGGCGTGTCTCCTTTCTGCCGATGCATCGCACAGAAGATACCCGGTACAGCATCGAATTGGCTTCTCAGTTGAAGCACCCTGCCGTTGAGGTGCTTCAACACCATACCGATTTTCACGGAGCAATAACCTCGATTGGGGAAGCAGACCTTGTGATCGCCCTTCGATTGCATGCCTTGATCTTTGCGACCATGCAAGGCGTTCCTGTTGTGGGCATCGCCTATGACCCGAAGGTAAAAGACATGATGAATGAAATGGGCAGACCTGCCTTCGGAGACGGGGCGCCGCTCCATCCACAAGCACTGTTGGCGGAAGTGCGGCGAATTTTGGATGACTACGATGCGGAGCGGGAAAAAGCCCGGCTCTGGGCAGAACAGATGAGCGAGCGTTCCGAAAAAACGGCCAGCATGGCTGTAGGACTACTTGAAGATAGAGACGCAATCCATCACGCGGAGGCCGCTGAGCCATGGGGCAAGTAA
- a CDS encoding DUF4349 domain-containing protein: MKPVRDGTAQVHEFELWRQAERALRQLPQEMQPPEHFAAQVMERIAREQITPLPAPSASGRSVDFRRWMASAALFLLAVGTGSGIYVAMQGSAPPGSAPVQVVQHADPSPEQSDSDIRRSTDRDGHYSGQGARSTELPPSTVSDRAVIVPQDATESSHPALAPVAPAPEPTKGIAATEKTYLLSKPMVIQRTLLRYRVASLDAGIDAVKKAVTQVNGQLENVSLQQSQGRTIQNLIVKLPPDRLQAFIQALPSGVLLENKRDNQDVTNTLQDMVALVDFLRGQLATAPAMQQPALSNKIQSLERQIASLEQEAATQTVVLMMEAESGQ, from the coding sequence ATGAAGCCTGTACGTGACGGCACGGCACAAGTGCATGAGTTTGAGTTGTGGCGGCAGGCTGAACGGGCGTTACGGCAGCTTCCACAGGAGATGCAGCCTCCCGAGCATTTTGCTGCGCAGGTGATGGAACGGATCGCTCGGGAGCAGATAACCCCGCTCCCTGCACCGTCTGCTTCCGGTCGTTCCGTTGACTTTCGCCGCTGGATGGCTTCTGCAGCCCTGTTTCTATTGGCCGTAGGCACGGGAAGCGGGATCTATGTGGCAATGCAGGGATCTGCGCCGCCCGGGTCGGCTCCTGTACAAGTTGTCCAGCATGCCGATCCTTCGCCTGAGCAAAGCGATAGCGATATTCGCAGGTCAACGGATAGAGACGGGCATTATTCCGGTCAAGGCGCCCGATCCACTGAGCTCCCCCCGTCTACCGTTTCGGATAGGGCCGTTATAGTGCCCCAAGATGCGACCGAATCAAGTCACCCCGCCCTTGCGCCGGTTGCCCCTGCTCCTGAGCCTACAAAAGGTATTGCGGCAACTGAGAAGACCTATCTGTTGAGCAAACCCATGGTCATCCAACGGACGCTGCTTCGCTATCGTGTCGCCTCTCTTGACGCCGGCATCGACGCAGTGAAAAAAGCTGTCACTCAGGTGAATGGTCAGCTTGAAAATGTCAGCTTGCAACAATCGCAAGGACGTACCATTCAAAACCTGATTGTCAAGCTGCCGCCGGATCGGCTGCAAGCTTTCATCCAAGCGCTTCCCTCAGGGGTACTCCTGGAGAACAAAAGGGATAACCAAGATGTGACCAATACCTTGCAGGACATGGTCGCACTGGTAGATTTCTTAAGAGGTCAACTCGCGACTGCACCTGCGATGCAGCAGCCCGCCTTGTCGAATAAGATTCAGTCCTTGGAACGACAAATCGCTTCCTTAGAGCAAGAAGCGGCGACGCAAACGGTGGTCTTGATGATGGAAGCAGAAAGCGGACAGTGA
- a CDS encoding copper amine oxidase N-terminal domain-containing protein, translating to MASRLLFQLFAIALLFLSLVPSAFASLEWQPAGQRTAVTVIKATKDLPPDQYYLLMDGKLYRAGNDHALTLISNDKIWNVYVKDDGTLYALYGEDKASLAVEKWDNALQQWSKICNAPADTAHFAVLSNGAVLFGVSRYGTQIWKIALTPPAQANWMMKTETGGYRFAATPDGIVFTGEERELDNKRSTDYGATWRAIRGVEPFEQFYVSPNYKEDASVFALSRHGRVYKSTSRGETWIDTMEGINQHTFFAAMAFSPDYSQDQTLYVADKEGRLFISQDRAASWTSLDVRLPSGHTLNSLVILPNKQVIAGTDQGLFLLKNTYTPPSRPVNSMKEKMTVTFTLGKDTYRINGEEWLMDDALPYYKDGRLYVPVRYLAKGLGIADKDIRWNEATREVTLTKGDKTVKLYTDKRVLLANDKATLIDVYPEVTNNRLHLPVRWVAEAFGATVTWNDFDRAATILYEKKVD from the coding sequence ATGGCATCACGTCTTCTCTTTCAGTTATTCGCAATCGCCCTTTTGTTTCTGTCGCTTGTCCCCAGTGCTTTTGCTTCTTTGGAGTGGCAACCGGCGGGGCAGCGGACCGCAGTAACGGTGATCAAAGCCACCAAGGATCTGCCGCCGGATCAGTACTATCTGCTGATGGACGGCAAGCTCTACCGGGCAGGCAATGATCATGCGTTAACCCTGATCAGCAACGATAAGATTTGGAATGTGTATGTGAAAGACGACGGCACACTGTATGCTTTATATGGAGAGGATAAGGCGTCGTTAGCCGTTGAAAAGTGGGACAACGCCTTACAACAGTGGTCAAAAATCTGCAATGCCCCCGCCGATACAGCGCATTTTGCTGTCCTTTCCAACGGCGCCGTCCTTTTCGGGGTCTCTCGTTATGGCACGCAGATCTGGAAGATCGCCCTGACGCCGCCTGCTCAAGCCAACTGGATGATGAAAACGGAGACAGGGGGCTATCGCTTCGCTGCAACGCCTGATGGGATTGTCTTCACAGGGGAAGAGCGGGAATTAGACAACAAACGCAGCACCGATTACGGGGCGACATGGCGGGCCATTCGAGGGGTGGAGCCTTTTGAACAGTTCTATGTCTCGCCAAACTACAAAGAAGATGCCTCTGTCTTCGCGCTCAGCCGGCACGGCCGAGTCTATAAGTCAACCAGCCGCGGAGAAACCTGGATCGATACGATGGAAGGCATCAACCAACATACTTTTTTTGCAGCAATGGCCTTCTCGCCCGATTACAGCCAAGATCAGACCTTATATGTAGCAGACAAAGAGGGGCGGCTCTTTATTTCGCAAGATCGCGCAGCCTCTTGGACTTCTCTAGATGTCCGTCTTCCCAGCGGACATACTTTGAACAGCCTCGTCATTCTCCCGAATAAGCAGGTCATCGCCGGAACGGATCAAGGCCTCTTCCTGCTGAAAAACACGTACACCCCTCCGTCACGACCTGTGAATTCGATGAAAGAAAAGATGACAGTCACCTTTACCTTAGGCAAAGACACTTATCGGATAAACGGTGAAGAATGGTTGATGGATGATGCGCTTCCCTATTACAAGGATGGCCGTCTGTATGTGCCGGTTCGATATCTGGCCAAGGGGCTCGGGATCGCAGATAAAGATATCCGCTGGAACGAGGCGACCCGCGAAGTGACACTCACTAAAGGCGATAAGACGGTCAAATTGTATACGGACAAACGAGTGCTGCTTGCGAACGACAAGGCCACCTTGATCGATGTCTATCCCGAGGTGACCAATAACCGCCTCCATCTCCCCGTTCGTTGGGTAGCCGAGGCGTTTGGTGCTACCGTCACATGGAACGATTTTGACCGCGCCGCAACCATCTTGTATGAAAAAAAGGTTGACTGA
- a CDS encoding stalk domain-containing protein: protein MNKLKKTVASFSAALIMTTALTPAAFAMTNNSVDIVKSIADDASGVRLGKLTLKEDSDFPNDIQGGSSFTYTLPSGIKFASDAVYDMVYYNDPVDGIKPLSNSGTHYGFTVTKSGDYTLTIQTPSGLQDNNVADMISVQPLIKVDGFEGGDIEATIDPLDSGVTGGKFVIGRVATGQKTTASVIKVQTIGEQDARGGIIRIAENYAGSLGQVTATDTTQAPLFTVKLPSNYKWIDSALDANDTLVTGLAGFSGVTFTTVVESDRTLKVYGDLSGTGADRGIIEITPGINVSADAKYGDIVASVEGKVADVSDADLTVATYADYGTAIAAKGELKTALAGKYDNELTKLSIKENIAGSLFKGRKIRVDFPSWVKVTRIKNWDVKTGASDAFVKPVVNGKDSYIEFTYTGNGVGSSKAELEITLEVSVKADAQGDIKAVVSGRAGAQGEAVLGKAVQAVMASTEARELRVGVKNQPLSDIIIAETDKDRIMSDKIDGAYRNIVVELSDGVQWSSTPTVQVVEGNLELDADNISKDGSFLTIPVKSGSTQASKIKISDIKADLNRTIPEGDVTAKIKGSALVENDKDAAKYYDNAGTEQPGNAGVIDPGEFDQSTAVQLTVAKVITPAPGEQKRTAVFQIGNSKLNIGGVESTMDVAPYIKNDRTYLPVRFVAQAVGVSDNNMMYNGFDQSVVLIKGDRVVKMTIGSNIMMVNGVSIQMDTAPEIVAPGRVMLPVGWVAQALGISAQWDGATQTVTIN from the coding sequence GTGAACAAGTTGAAGAAAACAGTCGCCTCTTTTTCTGCGGCGCTGATCATGACTACGGCGCTGACTCCGGCTGCCTTTGCCATGACTAACAACTCCGTTGACATCGTCAAAAGCATCGCCGACGACGCGAGCGGCGTCAGGTTGGGCAAACTGACTTTGAAAGAAGACAGCGATTTCCCCAATGATATTCAAGGGGGCTCGTCCTTCACCTATACGCTGCCCTCGGGAATCAAGTTCGCTTCTGACGCTGTCTACGACATGGTCTACTACAATGACCCCGTCGACGGCATCAAGCCCCTCTCCAACAGCGGCACCCACTACGGATTCACTGTTACCAAGAGCGGCGACTACACCCTGACGATTCAAACCCCTTCCGGCCTTCAGGACAATAACGTCGCTGACATGATCTCCGTCCAACCGCTGATCAAAGTGGATGGCTTCGAAGGCGGCGACATCGAAGCCACCATCGATCCCCTCGACTCCGGCGTGACCGGCGGCAAGTTCGTCATCGGTCGTGTGGCCACAGGACAGAAGACAACGGCGTCCGTAATTAAGGTGCAGACCATCGGTGAACAAGACGCCCGCGGCGGCATCATTCGCATCGCTGAAAACTATGCCGGCTCGCTGGGCCAAGTGACTGCTACGGACACCACGCAAGCTCCCCTGTTCACCGTTAAACTCCCCAGCAACTATAAATGGATCGACAGTGCCCTGGACGCCAATGACACCCTCGTCACCGGCCTCGCCGGCTTCAGCGGCGTCACCTTTACGACCGTCGTTGAAAGCGACCGTACCCTGAAAGTCTACGGCGACCTCAGCGGCACCGGCGCTGACCGCGGCATCATCGAGATCACCCCGGGCATCAATGTCAGCGCTGACGCCAAGTACGGCGACATTGTCGCTTCGGTCGAAGGCAAAGTTGCTGATGTATCCGACGCCGACCTCACTGTGGCCACCTATGCCGATTACGGCACGGCCATCGCCGCTAAAGGCGAACTGAAAACCGCTCTGGCCGGCAAGTATGACAACGAACTGACCAAGCTCAGCATCAAAGAAAACATCGCCGGTTCCTTGTTCAAAGGACGGAAGATTCGCGTGGATTTTCCCTCCTGGGTTAAAGTGACTCGCATCAAAAACTGGGACGTCAAAACCGGCGCCAGTGACGCCTTCGTTAAGCCGGTCGTCAACGGCAAAGACAGCTATATCGAGTTCACCTACACCGGCAACGGCGTCGGCTCCAGCAAAGCCGAACTCGAAATCACCCTGGAAGTCTCCGTGAAAGCCGATGCCCAAGGGGATATCAAAGCCGTCGTATCGGGCCGGGCCGGCGCCCAAGGCGAAGCCGTTCTGGGTAAAGCTGTGCAAGCCGTCATGGCCAGCACAGAAGCCCGCGAGCTCCGCGTCGGCGTGAAAAACCAACCCCTGAGCGATATCATCATCGCCGAGACCGACAAAGACCGGATCATGAGCGACAAGATCGACGGCGCCTACCGCAACATCGTCGTGGAACTGTCTGACGGCGTCCAGTGGTCCTCCACCCCGACCGTCCAAGTGGTCGAAGGCAACCTGGAGCTGGATGCAGACAACATCTCTAAGGACGGCTCCTTCCTGACGATCCCCGTGAAATCGGGCAGCACCCAGGCCAGCAAGATCAAGATCTCTGATATCAAAGCCGACCTCAACCGGACTATTCCCGAAGGCGACGTGACTGCCAAGATCAAAGGCAGCGCTCTCGTGGAAAACGACAAAGACGCCGCTAAGTACTATGACAACGCCGGAACTGAACAACCGGGCAACGCCGGCGTCATCGACCCCGGTGAATTCGACCAAAGCACCGCTGTGCAGTTGACCGTGGCCAAAGTCATCACCCCTGCCCCCGGTGAACAAAAGCGCACCGCCGTCTTCCAAATCGGCAACAGCAAGCTGAACATCGGCGGCGTGGAATCCACCATGGATGTGGCTCCCTATATCAAAAATGACCGCACCTACCTGCCCGTTCGCTTCGTGGCCCAAGCCGTCGGTGTCTCCGACAACAACATGATGTACAATGGCTTTGATCAGAGCGTCGTCCTCATCAAAGGCGACCGCGTCGTCAAAATGACCATCGGCAGCAACATCATGATGGTCAACGGCGTCTCGATTCAGATGGATACGGCTCCCGAGATCGTCGCCCCCGGCCGTGTCATGTTGCCTGTCGGCTGGGTTGCCCAAGCCCTGGGCATCTCCGCCCAGTGGGATGGCGCTACCCAAACGGTGACCATCAACTGA
- a CDS encoding S8 family serine peptidase — translation MERVDSLRRSIALGLILALPWAGLPFGKTAVAAERPIGTPTTTQAKPELLNDRTRDIIGASLVAVPEVIHKKGLQGQGEVIAIADSGLDSGDLNNLHPDFRNLSGSLPKVLNIRSWAGGPTADTSGHGTHMAGIAAGTGAASQGKYRGMAPQASLYIQGIVDKAGQVTPPEDISKLYEPAYKANAYIHVNGWGTPGNTYNRTALETDRFSFQHRDFLAIFGAGNRGPDPNSLTCEGTSKNALVVGASVSARPSGSSGGGDVQQMAELSSRGPTTDGRIKPDLLAPGMAIISTTPRLAGLPEDEAHLYRRMQGTSMAAAATGGAAALLRQYYREVEHREPSAALLKAALINGARSHVENMSGYENTFGLLDVGRSILSLYEQSFASIDEKEGVAAEEKKSYEVKAWTEKAPLKVTLAWTDPIDREGRLVNDLDVTVIAPDGTTYTGNAHMGVIGRDRKNNVEQIIITKPQSGTYRIIVSAVTIARDRQPFAVVMGQPLAEAESAGGAPLQDIARNQTLTLRWVINDQVRKEPEVTFPKGTQCYLSPRRIYAVARAVRLRSVDVTIIGGKSYILPTEPELTDQAYVLDTQAALTINGQATPLWPSEAKGAAALVWVHPGNQKAVQIDAVYRKVEGRLEQWSVEKKELKLFGDSKVYRAPPDISIQTVTKPEGEACVPGPIIANRPADSVLPGSQVRLTIDPQRQIVTQIEVVRTVVQGLLIKSPNKEEVELEGYGALPVLSGATILRNGEKVDLRELRSGDYVQANLIGQERKAYGVVATSQSLWGKIVFASAKDKMIYFTDQFQRLHRCELKADALLQRWDMPVDLTTIPIGAWGWITLGSDNNIQALRIVESEAPRMALVQQFDKRKKEILTNKNERIPLFSLTAVTKQGLPVPPELITAGATIQWSPIAESSTTGGQYAGAVTIAGTGKPANESTLTLNASLIPVDRQVFILGKTNGSDIWIYPSVGNEKIHVPVLANGEYAWWTEPVPGESGYQIVATSAGGQVVGRYLTIPRWNGGELKDLSGHWAEKTLTRLWERGIIRGYPDRTFRPDEPIERQDLRLLYGRLFGGDDGPPSSGFWAQQGIVTEKQLVQFVQEKRARMGIPTEPLPNWPHMAESGLSKPDKAATRARAAVLLDELIQSIEKHKKAESGR, via the coding sequence ATGGAACGAGTTGACTCCCTGCGAAGATCAATAGCGCTGGGCCTGATCCTTGCTCTCCCTTGGGCGGGGCTCCCCTTTGGGAAAACAGCCGTTGCGGCGGAAAGGCCCATAGGGACGCCGACGACAACACAAGCTAAGCCCGAGCTCTTAAACGATCGGACCCGAGATATCATCGGCGCATCGCTTGTCGCGGTGCCGGAAGTCATCCACAAAAAGGGCCTTCAAGGGCAGGGAGAAGTCATCGCTATCGCCGACAGCGGGCTGGACAGCGGCGATCTGAATAACCTGCATCCGGACTTCAGGAACCTATCGGGAAGCCTGCCTAAGGTATTGAACATCAGATCCTGGGCGGGAGGACCGACAGCCGACACCAGCGGCCACGGCACCCACATGGCGGGAATCGCCGCCGGCACCGGGGCGGCTTCGCAAGGAAAATACCGAGGGATGGCCCCCCAGGCGAGCCTTTACATCCAGGGAATCGTCGACAAAGCCGGTCAGGTGACGCCGCCGGAAGATATAAGCAAACTGTATGAACCTGCCTACAAAGCCAACGCCTACATCCATGTGAACGGATGGGGAACGCCGGGAAATACATACAATAGAACGGCCTTAGAGACAGACCGCTTTTCTTTTCAGCATAGAGATTTTCTTGCCATATTTGGCGCGGGAAACAGGGGTCCCGATCCAAACAGCCTCACCTGCGAAGGAACCAGCAAGAACGCGCTCGTTGTCGGCGCCTCCGTCAGCGCCCGGCCGAGCGGTTCTTCAGGCGGCGGCGACGTCCAACAGATGGCGGAACTCTCCAGCCGCGGCCCCACGACGGATGGTCGGATCAAGCCGGACCTGCTTGCGCCGGGTATGGCGATCATCTCGACCACTCCTCGCCTTGCGGGCCTTCCCGAAGATGAAGCTCACTTATACCGGCGGATGCAAGGGACAAGCATGGCTGCCGCGGCGACAGGCGGCGCTGCGGCGCTGTTGCGCCAGTACTACCGTGAGGTGGAGCATAGAGAACCCTCAGCAGCACTGTTAAAAGCCGCCTTGATCAACGGCGCCCGAAGCCATGTGGAAAATATGTCCGGTTATGAGAATACCTTTGGCCTTCTCGACGTAGGCCGCTCCATTCTATCCCTCTATGAACAGAGCTTTGCCTCTATCGATGAGAAAGAGGGCGTAGCTGCCGAGGAAAAAAAGAGCTATGAAGTAAAAGCCTGGACAGAGAAGGCGCCGTTGAAAGTCACCCTCGCTTGGACCGATCCGATCGATCGAGAGGGACGTCTCGTCAACGACTTGGATGTTACCGTCATCGCTCCTGATGGAACGACCTATACGGGCAATGCGCACATGGGTGTGATCGGACGCGACCGGAAAAATAACGTCGAACAGATCATCATCACAAAACCGCAGTCTGGAACATACCGCATCATCGTTTCCGCCGTGACGATCGCCCGTGACCGGCAGCCTTTTGCGGTGGTGATGGGACAGCCGTTAGCAGAAGCCGAATCGGCCGGCGGTGCCCCTCTGCAGGACATTGCCCGAAACCAGACGTTGACGTTGCGCTGGGTCATCAACGACCAGGTAAGAAAAGAGCCGGAAGTGACCTTCCCCAAGGGAACGCAGTGCTATCTAAGCCCTCGGCGAATTTATGCCGTTGCGCGTGCAGTACGCTTGCGCAGTGTGGATGTCACGATCATCGGTGGGAAAAGCTACATCCTTCCCACTGAACCGGAACTGACCGATCAAGCGTATGTCTTGGATACGCAAGCGGCGCTTACGATCAATGGCCAGGCAACGCCGCTTTGGCCGTCGGAGGCGAAAGGAGCCGCAGCCCTCGTCTGGGTGCACCCGGGCAATCAAAAAGCCGTACAAATCGACGCCGTTTATCGAAAAGTGGAGGGCAGGCTGGAGCAGTGGTCAGTCGAAAAAAAAGAACTGAAGCTCTTCGGAGACAGTAAAGTCTACCGCGCGCCGCCGGACATATCGATTCAAACTGTCACAAAGCCGGAAGGAGAGGCTTGCGTACCGGGCCCCATCATCGCCAATCGTCCGGCCGATTCGGTGTTGCCGGGGAGTCAGGTGCGCCTCACCATCGATCCCCAGCGTCAGATAGTCACCCAGATCGAAGTAGTGCGCACTGTCGTGCAAGGCCTGCTGATAAAGTCTCCGAACAAAGAAGAAGTAGAGTTAGAGGGATATGGCGCGCTTCCTGTCTTAAGCGGCGCGACGATACTGCGCAACGGTGAGAAAGTCGACCTGCGGGAACTGCGCAGCGGCGACTATGTTCAGGCGAACCTCATCGGTCAGGAAAGGAAAGCCTATGGTGTGGTGGCCACAAGCCAATCCCTCTGGGGGAAGATCGTTTTCGCCTCTGCCAAAGACAAAATGATCTATTTTACCGATCAGTTTCAACGGTTGCACCGCTGTGAGCTAAAAGCCGATGCATTGCTGCAACGATGGGATATGCCCGTCGATCTGACGACGATTCCCATTGGCGCCTGGGGATGGATCACACTGGGCAGCGACAACAACATTCAAGCGCTTCGCATTGTCGAAAGCGAAGCGCCCCGTATGGCCTTGGTACAGCAGTTTGATAAACGGAAAAAAGAGATCCTGACCAATAAAAATGAGCGGATCCCGCTATTCTCTTTGACAGCTGTAACCAAGCAAGGCCTTCCTGTACCGCCGGAACTGATCACGGCCGGCGCTACGATTCAATGGTCGCCAATCGCTGAATCATCGACCACAGGCGGGCAATACGCTGGAGCCGTGACCATAGCGGGAACAGGGAAGCCTGCCAACGAATCAACGCTCACCTTAAATGCATCGCTCATACCTGTCGATCGACAGGTGTTTATCCTCGGCAAGACCAACGGAAGCGATATTTGGATCTACCCCAGCGTCGGGAACGAGAAAATCCATGTGCCTGTGCTCGCGAATGGAGAGTACGCGTGGTGGACAGAACCGGTCCCGGGAGAAAGCGGCTACCAAATCGTAGCCACCTCTGCCGGCGGACAAGTGGTCGGACGGTACCTGACCATACCTCGGTGGAACGGGGGAGAACTGAAAGATCTATCAGGGCATTGGGCGGAGAAAACACTGACCCGCCTCTGGGAACGGGGAATCATCCGCGGCTATCCGGACCGGACATTCCGTCCCGATGAACCCATCGAACGGCAGGATTTGCGACTACTCTATGGACGCCTCTTCGGTGGAGACGACGGCCCTCCAAGCAGCGGTTTTTGGGCACAACAGGGTATCGTCACAGAAAAGCAGCTGGTACAGTTTGTCCAGGAGAAGCGAGCGCGTATGGGAATCCCGACAGAACCTTTGCCAAACTGGCCCCACATGGCAGAAAGCGGATTATCTAAACCAGACAAAGCGGCGACGCGAGCACGGGCCGCCGTCCTACTCGATGAGTTAATTCAATCGATTGAGAAGCACAAAAAAGCAGAAAGCGGACGGTGA
- a CDS encoding WecB/TagA/CpsF family glycosyltransferase, whose product MGQVNATERFQPIETVNILGTPVHRLSMADTVMEIEKRIEAGGRHQIITANPEILYHAYKDPYIQQLLTEASLVTADGIGVVWAASLLGKPVPERVTGIDLMSVLLNRAAEKKWPCFFYGGRPGRRGGSKEEGRSVAEEAARRLCDELPGLLIAGTAHGYLSAAEQAALHLQIEAAKPRLLFVGLGAPRQEQWIRDYLRRTPLRDIVAIGIGGSLDVFAGRAQRAPQWCQKWHMEWLYRLIKEPARWRRQLNLPRFVWAVLRQGKE is encoded by the coding sequence ATGGGGCAAGTAAATGCGACAGAACGATTCCAACCTATCGAAACGGTGAATATTCTCGGAACACCTGTGCACAGGTTGAGCATGGCAGACACTGTCATGGAGATCGAGAAGCGGATCGAAGCGGGCGGTCGCCATCAGATCATAACGGCCAACCCTGAGATCCTCTATCATGCATACAAAGACCCGTATATACAACAACTCCTAACAGAGGCGTCGCTGGTTACTGCCGACGGGATCGGTGTCGTCTGGGCTGCGTCGTTATTGGGCAAACCGGTGCCCGAGAGGGTCACCGGCATCGACCTGATGAGCGTCCTCTTAAACAGGGCGGCTGAAAAGAAATGGCCCTGCTTTTTTTACGGAGGTCGTCCCGGACGCAGAGGAGGTTCGAAAGAGGAAGGACGGTCGGTTGCAGAGGAAGCCGCTCGGCGCTTATGTGACGAATTGCCTGGTCTGCTGATCGCCGGGACAGCCCATGGCTATCTGTCAGCCGCAGAACAGGCGGCGTTGCACCTGCAGATCGAAGCAGCGAAGCCCCGCCTGCTTTTTGTCGGTTTGGGCGCGCCGAGGCAAGAACAGTGGATTCGGGACTATCTGCGAAGGACCCCGTTGAGGGACATCGTCGCCATCGGCATCGGCGGCAGCCTTGATGTCTTTGCCGGTCGTGCCCAACGGGCGCCGCAGTGGTGCCAAAAATGGCACATGGAGTGGCTCTACCGGCTTATCAAAGAACCGGCGCGATGGAGGCGGCAATTAAACCTGCCGCGTTTTGTTTGGGCAGTACTGCGACAAGGGAAGGAATAA